A single region of the Leptolyngbya subtilissima AS-A7 genome encodes:
- a CDS encoding DMT family transporter, which produces MRKIDIAELLLLAALWGGSFLFMRVAAPVLGPLWLIEIRVVLAGCALLPMVAHLNLWSELRQHWRALLVVGSINSAIPFVLLAFASLSLPAGLTSILNSTAPLFGTVVAAVWLQETLTLTRWIGFGLGFVGVVILVGWQPIMATPGFGWAVAAGLVAAFMYAIAAPYIRQNLAGVSPWTITAGSLWGAALTLLPALPFTVPHQMPTPTVVAAVVALALLSTACAYLLYFRLIQNVGPTKALTVGYLIPMFAVLWGAVLLAEPVTWSMAVGGSLILLGTAIANDLFNPRQKRAQTPSREV; this is translated from the coding sequence ATGCGAAAAATCGATATTGCCGAGCTTTTGCTGCTGGCGGCACTGTGGGGCGGCTCGTTTCTGTTTATGCGGGTGGCGGCTCCGGTACTGGGTCCCCTATGGCTAATTGAGATTCGCGTGGTGCTAGCTGGTTGTGCTCTGCTGCCGATGGTCGCACACCTCAATCTGTGGTCAGAACTGCGCCAACACTGGCGAGCCCTTCTAGTGGTAGGCAGTATTAATTCTGCGATCCCCTTTGTGCTGCTGGCCTTTGCTTCCCTGTCGCTACCGGCTGGGTTGACCTCTATTTTGAATAGCACAGCGCCGTTGTTTGGCACGGTTGTGGCCGCGGTCTGGCTCCAAGAAACCCTTACCCTCACCCGGTGGATTGGCTTTGGGCTGGGCTTTGTGGGTGTCGTGATTTTGGTAGGTTGGCAACCGATTATGGCGACACCAGGGTTTGGATGGGCGGTGGCGGCAGGGCTAGTTGCTGCTTTTATGTATGCGATCGCAGCTCCCTACATTCGGCAAAATTTGGCTGGAGTCTCGCCCTGGACCATCACCGCTGGTAGTCTATGGGGGGCTGCCCTGACTTTGCTACCGGCCCTACCCTTCACCGTGCCGCACCAAATGCCTACGCCCACCGTTGTCGCTGCAGTGGTGGCTCTGGCGCTGCTCTCTACAGCCTGCGCCTACCTACTCTACTTTCGGCTGATTCAAAACGTCGGCCCGACCAAGGCACTGACGGTAGGGTATCTAATTCCCATGTTTGCCGTGCTTTGGGGTGCTGTGCTGCTGGCAGAGCCCGTCACCTGGTCGATGGCAGTAGGAGGCAGCTTGATTTTGCTGGGCACCGCGATCGCCAACGACCTATTCAACCCCAGACAAAAAAGAGCCCAGACTCCTTCAAGAGAAGTCTAG
- the psb29 gene encoding photosystem II biogenesis protein Psp29: protein MNNAPVRTVSDAKRDFYTHHTRPINSIYRRVVDELMVEMHLLSVNVDFAYDPIYALGIVTTFDRFMVGYEPESDKTTIFNALCRSINSTPEHYRGDAEAVRSSVNGMSLDDLKGQFEHLGDGGDGLRGTLASVANREKFKYSRPFGIGLYTLVEAVTPAEDLKDKAVVEALFKDLAGKLNISNDKLLKDVELYRSNMEKFAQAQEVMKDMLAADRKKREDRKKAAEAEAAGIVEPVATVPDAGESGSAE, encoded by the coding sequence GTGAACAACGCACCCGTACGCACGGTATCTGACGCCAAGCGCGACTTTTACACCCACCACACTCGCCCCATCAACTCCATCTACCGGCGCGTGGTAGACGAGCTGATGGTAGAGATGCACCTGCTCTCCGTCAATGTCGACTTTGCCTACGACCCCATCTACGCCCTGGGCATTGTTACCACCTTCGATCGCTTCATGGTCGGTTACGAGCCCGAGAGCGACAAAACTACCATTTTCAACGCCCTGTGCCGTTCCATCAACAGCACCCCCGAGCACTATCGCGGTGATGCTGAGGCCGTAAGGTCTTCCGTCAACGGCATGTCCTTAGACGATCTGAAGGGGCAGTTTGAGCATCTCGGCGACGGCGGCGATGGCCTGCGCGGCACGCTGGCCTCGGTCGCCAACCGAGAAAAATTCAAGTACAGCCGCCCCTTTGGCATCGGGCTCTACACTCTGGTAGAAGCTGTGACCCCTGCCGAAGACCTCAAAGATAAAGCAGTTGTCGAGGCCCTATTCAAAGACCTGGCGGGCAAGCTCAATATCTCCAACGATAAGCTGCTAAAAGATGTCGAACTCTACCGCAGCAACATGGAGAAATTTGCCCAGGCCCAGGAAGTAATGAAAGACATGCTGGCCGCCGATCGCAAAAAGCGCGAAGACCGCAAAAAAGCTGCCGAAGCCGAGGCCGCAGGTATCGTTGAGCCCGTAGCCACTGTCCCCGATGCAGGAGAATCTGGCTCGGCGGAGTAG